In [Phormidium] sp. ETS-05, the genomic window CTATAATGAAAATAAAGGCATCTTTAGAAAATACTCTCGCTACAGGTAAATTTATTAATATAGAAGTTCAGCAACCAGAGAATGTACCCCAGATGAAATTTGCTGGGATATTTGCTGAAGATCAAACATTTGACGACTTTATGGAAAAATTAACGTTAATTCGTCAAGAGGCTAATGAGGTAAGCGATTAATTATGAGCGTATATATTTTAGATACCGATCATTTTGTATGGGCGCAATCATCCGGCTCTGATAGCACGTCTTTTGCAGGCTCAAATTATACTCACAACAACGGCGATCAACGTTGAAGAACAATTAAGGGGGCGTTTGGCACAAGTTGCTCAAGCAAAGGATGGGTTAACTCTATCTCTGGCCTATCAAAGACTAATCGAAACTGTTATGCTTTTATCAGAATTTAAAATTCTTCTTTACGATCAAAAATCAGAAGAAATTTACCAAAATCTTAAATCTCAGCGTCTTCGTGTTGGTACTCAGGATTTACGAATAGGAGCGATCGCTATAGCTCATAATGCTATTTTACTGACGAGAAATTTACAAGATTTTGAGAAAATTCCTAGATTGGTTATTGAAAATTGGTCACTTGAAATCACCCTATAGATGTTCAACTCATTTTATTCAGGGTTTAGGCGTAGTTTTATTCTATAATCCAGGTCAAAAAATTTGCTGCCTTCAAAGATTGTTACTTATTGGAATAGTTTTACCAATAAATCTACAAATCGTAAAATTTTTGGGGCTGCTGTCACAGTTGGACTGATGACAGTATTAGTTCAGTTGGCAGGTGCAGGCAAAGAACTGGTAGTTGCTTGGCGATTTGGCACAGGAGACGATTTAGACGCATTTTTAATTGCTGTAATGGTTCCCTCTTTGTTAGTTAATATTGTGGGGGTTCTTTTTCAAGTTGCCCTGATTCCAACCTATATTAAAGTAAGAGA contains:
- a CDS encoding type II toxin-antitoxin system VapC family toxin, with amino-acid sequence MYGRNHPALIARLLQAQIILTTTAINVEEQLRGRLAQVAQAKDGLTLSLAYQRLIETVMLLSEFKILLYDQKSEEIYQNLKSQRLRVGTQDLRIGAIAIAHNAILLTRNLQDFEKIPRLVIENWSLEITL